In Amycolatopsis methanolica 239, a single genomic region encodes these proteins:
- a CDS encoding DUF4097 family beta strand repeat-containing protein produces the protein MRKPALAIGGIALIVAGIGLALGSNWNWWRISDRAEITETVAQPVSSVRVDNNSGDVRIRVEDTATTSVNQVLHYDGDRPARAFRLEGAQLVLDGCGGACTVDYEVVVPRGTTVTGEVRSGSLSVYGTASVDLAASSGDIRVEDVTGPVTARTKSGSIEVDLATAQNVRAEAQSGDIRIVVPADRYRVTGETRSGDRSIDVVQAPSAPYVLDVSTSSGDASVTQA, from the coding sequence ATGCGCAAGCCGGCACTCGCGATAGGCGGGATCGCGCTCATCGTGGCGGGGATCGGGCTCGCGCTCGGCTCGAACTGGAACTGGTGGCGCATCTCGGACCGCGCCGAGATCACCGAAACCGTCGCCCAGCCGGTGTCGTCGGTCCGCGTCGACAACAACTCCGGCGATGTGCGGATCCGCGTCGAGGACACCGCCACGACGTCGGTCAACCAGGTCCTCCACTACGACGGCGACCGGCCTGCCCGCGCCTTCCGCCTGGAGGGTGCCCAGCTGGTGCTGGACGGCTGCGGCGGGGCTTGCACCGTCGACTACGAGGTGGTCGTCCCGCGCGGGACCACTGTGACCGGCGAGGTCCGCTCCGGCAGCCTCAGCGTCTACGGCACCGCGTCGGTGGACCTGGCCGCCAGTTCCGGGGACATCCGCGTCGAGGACGTCACCGGCCCGGTCACGGCCCGCACCAAGTCGGGCAGCATCGAGGTCGACCTCGCGACCGCGCAGAACGTCCGCGCCGAGGCCCAGAGCGGCGACATCCGCATCGTGGTGCCCGCCGACCGCTACCGGGTCACCGGCGAGACCAGGAGCGGCGACCGGTCGATCGACGTCGTCCAGGCCCCGTCGGCCCCGTACGTCCTCGACGTCAGCACCTCCAGCGGCGACGCGAGCGTGACCCAGGCATGA
- a CDS encoding YbhB/YbcL family Raf kinase inhibitor-like protein, with the protein MPQPPNPYDFLPSVPAFTVRSDDVADGETLAAPHLSGIFGVPGGEDRSPHLAWDGFPAETKSFAVTCYDPDAPTASGFWHWAVYNIPASVTSLPSGAGDASGSGLPSGAVTVTNDGGVRQFLGAAPPPGHGPHRYFFVVHALAVESLDLPDTATPAFLGFNMFGATLARAMIVPVYENKG; encoded by the coding sequence ATGCCACAACCACCGAATCCGTACGACTTCCTGCCGTCGGTGCCGGCCTTCACGGTGCGCAGCGACGACGTAGCGGACGGGGAGACGCTCGCGGCGCCGCACCTCAGCGGGATCTTCGGCGTCCCCGGCGGCGAGGACCGGTCGCCGCACCTGGCGTGGGACGGCTTCCCGGCTGAGACCAAGAGCTTCGCCGTGACCTGCTACGACCCGGACGCCCCGACCGCCAGCGGGTTCTGGCACTGGGCGGTCTACAACATCCCGGCCTCGGTGACCTCGCTCCCGTCGGGAGCAGGGGACGCGTCAGGCTCCGGCCTGCCGTCCGGCGCCGTGACGGTGACCAACGACGGTGGCGTGCGGCAGTTCCTTGGCGCCGCGCCGCCGCCGGGGCACGGGCCGCACCGGTACTTCTTCGTGGTGCACGCGCTCGCCGTGGAGTCCCTGGACCTCCCCGACACCGCGACGCCGGCGTTCCTCGGCTTCAACATGTTCGGGGCGACGCTGGCGCGCGCGATGATCGTGCCGGTTTACGAGAACAAGGGCTGA